A portion of the Burkholderia pseudomultivorans genome contains these proteins:
- the araG gene encoding L-arabinose ABC transporter ATP-binding protein AraG, translating into MSAALRFDNIGKVFPGVRALDGISFDVRAGEVHGLMGENGAGKSTLLKILGGEYQPDTGSVLIDGQPVHFANAAASIAAGIAVIHQELQYVPDLTVAENLLLGRLPNAFGWVRKGDAKRFVRERLAAMGVDLDPDARLGRLSIAQRQMVEICKALMRNARVIALDEPTSSLSHRETEVLFKLVDDLRAQGRALIYISHRMDEIYRLCDACTIFRDGRKIASHESLGDVPRDRLVAEMVGREISDIYHYAPRALGDVRFAAEGIDGAALREPASFSVRAGEIVGFFGLVGAGRSELMRLVYGADRRRAGVLTLDGKRIDVKRTGDAIRHGIVLCPEDRKEEGIIAIASVAENINISCRRHSLRAGLFIDRKTENDTADRFIQRLKIKTPNRRQKIRFLSGGNQQKAILSRWLAEPDLKVVILDEPTRGIDVGAKHEIYDVIYRLAERGCAIVMVSSELPEVLGVSDRIVVMRERRIAGELTRAQANEHAVLSLALPQASAVQAA; encoded by the coding sequence GTGTCAGCGGCACTGCGTTTTGACAATATCGGCAAGGTCTTTCCCGGCGTGCGCGCGCTCGACGGCATCTCGTTCGACGTGCGGGCGGGCGAGGTGCACGGCCTGATGGGCGAGAACGGCGCGGGCAAGTCGACGCTGCTGAAGATTCTCGGCGGCGAATATCAGCCCGATACGGGCAGCGTGCTGATCGACGGCCAGCCCGTGCATTTCGCGAATGCCGCCGCGTCGATCGCGGCCGGCATCGCGGTGATTCACCAGGAGCTGCAGTACGTGCCCGACCTGACGGTCGCGGAGAACCTGCTGCTCGGCCGCCTGCCGAACGCGTTCGGCTGGGTGAGGAAGGGCGACGCGAAGCGCTTCGTGCGCGAGCGGCTCGCCGCGATGGGCGTCGATCTCGACCCCGATGCGCGGCTCGGGCGGCTGTCGATCGCACAGCGGCAGATGGTCGAGATCTGCAAGGCGCTGATGCGCAATGCACGCGTGATCGCACTCGACGAGCCGACGAGCTCGCTGTCGCATCGCGAGACCGAGGTGCTGTTCAAGCTCGTCGACGACCTGCGCGCGCAGGGCCGCGCGCTGATCTACATCTCGCACCGGATGGACGAGATCTACCGGCTGTGCGACGCATGCACGATCTTTCGCGACGGGCGCAAGATCGCGTCGCACGAATCGCTCGGCGACGTGCCGCGCGACCGGCTCGTCGCCGAGATGGTCGGCCGCGAGATTTCGGATATCTATCATTACGCGCCGCGCGCGCTCGGCGACGTGCGCTTCGCCGCGGAAGGGATCGACGGCGCCGCGCTGCGCGAGCCCGCGAGCTTCTCGGTGCGCGCCGGCGAGATCGTCGGCTTCTTCGGGCTGGTCGGCGCGGGCCGCAGCGAACTGATGCGGCTCGTGTACGGCGCGGACCGCCGGCGCGCGGGCGTGCTGACGCTCGACGGCAAGCGCATCGACGTGAAGCGCACCGGCGACGCGATCCGCCACGGCATCGTGCTGTGCCCGGAGGACCGCAAGGAGGAAGGGATCATCGCGATCGCATCGGTCGCGGAGAACATCAACATCAGCTGCCGCCGTCATTCGCTGCGCGCGGGCCTGTTCATCGACCGCAAGACCGAGAACGACACGGCCGACCGCTTCATCCAGCGGCTCAAGATCAAGACGCCGAACCGGCGCCAGAAGATCCGCTTCCTGTCGGGCGGCAACCAGCAGAAGGCGATCCTGTCGCGCTGGCTCGCGGAGCCCGACCTGAAGGTCGTGATCCTCGACGAGCCGACGCGCGGCATCGACGTGGGCGCGAAACACGAAATCTACGACGTGATCTACCGGCTCGCGGAGCGCGGCTGCGCGATCGTGATGGTGTCGTCGGAACTGCCGGAAGTGCTCGGCGTGTCCGATCGCATCGTCGTGATGCGCGAGCGCCGCATCGCGGGCGAGCTGACGCGCGCGCAGGCGAACGAGCACGCGGTGCTGAGCCTCGCGTTGCCGCAGGCGAGCGCGGTGCAGGCGGCGTGA
- the araH gene encoding L-arabinose ABC transporter permease AraH codes for MQVNENLSSAAVKPSAEALVPQGDRQKWWQHLTEYSLIAIFAVMFITMSLTVDHFFSIDNMLGLALSISQIGMVACTMMFCLASRDFDLSIGSTVAFSGVLCAMVLNATDNTFVAIVAAVAAGAAIGFVNGAVIAYLRINALITTLATMEIVRGLGFIVSKGQAVGVSSDTFIALGGLTMFGVSLPIWVTLLCFIGFGVLLNQTVYGRNTLAIGGNPEASRLAGINVERTRVYIFLIQGAVTALAGVILASRITSGQPNAAQGFELNVISACVLGGVSLMGGRATISGVVIGVLIMGTVENVMNLLNIDAFYQYLVRGAILLAAVLLDQLKNRGVRD; via the coding sequence ATGCAAGTCAACGAAAACCTCTCCAGCGCGGCCGTGAAGCCTTCGGCCGAGGCGCTGGTGCCGCAGGGCGATCGGCAGAAGTGGTGGCAGCACCTCACCGAATACAGCCTGATCGCGATCTTCGCGGTGATGTTCATCACGATGTCGCTGACAGTCGATCACTTCTTCTCGATCGACAACATGCTCGGCCTCGCGCTGTCGATCTCGCAGATCGGCATGGTCGCGTGCACGATGATGTTCTGTCTGGCGTCGCGCGACTTCGACCTGTCGATCGGCTCGACCGTCGCGTTCTCCGGCGTGCTGTGCGCGATGGTGCTGAATGCGACCGACAACACCTTCGTCGCGATCGTCGCGGCGGTCGCGGCCGGCGCCGCGATCGGCTTCGTGAACGGCGCGGTGATCGCGTACCTGCGCATCAACGCGCTGATCACGACGCTCGCGACGATGGAGATCGTGCGCGGGCTCGGCTTCATCGTGTCGAAGGGGCAGGCGGTCGGCGTGTCGTCGGATACCTTCATCGCGCTCGGCGGCCTCACGATGTTCGGCGTGTCGCTGCCGATCTGGGTCACGCTGCTGTGCTTCATCGGCTTCGGCGTGCTGCTCAACCAGACCGTGTACGGCCGCAACACGCTCGCGATCGGCGGCAATCCGGAAGCGTCGCGGCTCGCCGGGATCAACGTCGAACGCACGCGCGTCTACATCTTCCTGATCCAGGGCGCGGTGACGGCGCTCGCGGGCGTGATCCTCGCGTCGCGCATCACGTCGGGCCAGCCGAACGCCGCGCAGGGCTTCGAGCTGAACGTGATCTCGGCGTGCGTGCTCGGCGGCGTGTCGCTGATGGGCGGCCGCGCGACGATCTCGGGCGTCGTGATCGGCGTGCTGATCATGGGCACCGTCGAGAACGTGATGAACCTGCTGAACATCGACGCGTTCTACCAGTACCTCGTGCGCGGCGCGATCCTGCTTGCGGCGGTGCTGCTCGACCAATTGAAGAACCGCGGCGTACGCGACTGA
- a CDS encoding SDR family NAD(P)-dependent oxidoreductase, which translates to MNIDTSAPDHDAARYARYPSLEDRAVLITGGATGIGASFVEHFAAQGARVAFVDLDAAAGAALAERLAQARHAPLFIACDLTDIDALRHAIDAIRARIGAIAVLVNNAANDARHAIGDVTPASFDAGIAVNLRHQFFAAQAVIDDMKRLGGGAIVNLGSISWMLKNGGYPVYVMAKAAVQGLTRGLARDLGPFGIRVNSLVPGWVMTDKQRRLWLDDAGRAAIKAGQCLDAELLPADLARMALFLAADDSRMITAQDVIVDGGWA; encoded by the coding sequence ATGAACATCGACACTTCCGCGCCGGACCACGACGCCGCGCGCTATGCGCGCTATCCGAGCCTCGAGGATCGCGCGGTGCTGATCACGGGCGGCGCCACCGGCATCGGCGCGTCGTTCGTCGAGCATTTCGCGGCCCAGGGTGCGCGCGTCGCGTTCGTCGACCTCGATGCGGCCGCCGGCGCGGCGCTGGCCGAACGCCTCGCACAGGCACGCCATGCGCCGCTGTTCATCGCGTGCGACCTGACCGACATCGACGCGCTGCGCCATGCGATCGACGCGATCCGCGCGCGGATCGGCGCGATCGCGGTGCTCGTCAACAATGCGGCGAACGACGCGCGCCACGCGATCGGCGACGTGACGCCCGCATCGTTCGACGCGGGCATCGCGGTCAACCTGCGCCATCAGTTCTTCGCCGCGCAGGCCGTGATCGACGACATGAAGCGGCTCGGCGGCGGCGCGATCGTCAACCTCGGCTCGATCAGCTGGATGCTGAAGAACGGCGGCTATCCCGTCTACGTGATGGCGAAGGCGGCCGTGCAGGGCCTCACGCGCGGGCTCGCGCGCGATCTCGGCCCGTTCGGGATTCGCGTGAATTCGCTGGTGCCGGGCTGGGTGATGACCGACAAGCAGCGCCGGCTGTGGCTCGACGACGCCGGCCGCGCGGCGATCAAGGCCGGCCAGTGCCTCGACGCCGAGCTGCTGCCCGCCGATCTCGCGCGCATGGCGCTGTTCCTCGCGGCCGACGACAGCCGGATGATCACCGCGCAGGACGTGATCGTCGACGGCGGCTGGGCCTGA
- a CDS encoding aldose 1-epimerase, whose amino-acid sequence MPATSARASSSTSQSRRARLAAAAQPISPGPQTAAFAQGVGAAHAAAVTLSNAALRLDVLPHLGGGIARFDWRRDDGALIPVFRRCAHPETATDPNELACYPLLPYSNRIGGARFECDGRSVAVPRNRRDEPLPIHGDGWLAPWQVDDATDTTLQLSLDRASGAPYAFRAIQSFELDETTLSIALTIENAGRARLPFGLGVHPFLVRDDATELAAAAGGLWLSGADFLPVRHVSVPPAWQFGVAYPLPATLVNHAFTGWGGHATVSWPRRGLALTVSADADAYVLYTPPGEDFFCFEPVDHPINAVNLPGGAAAHGMTLLAPGERLTRRFAFTVGRADPRNGAAAHEGRRRRG is encoded by the coding sequence ATGCCCGCCACGTCCGCGCGCGCATCGTCGTCCACCAGCCAGTCGCGCCGTGCGCGGCTGGCGGCCGCCGCCCAGCCGATCAGCCCCGGCCCGCAGACCGCCGCGTTCGCGCAGGGCGTCGGCGCCGCGCACGCGGCGGCCGTCACGCTGTCGAATGCGGCGCTGCGGCTCGACGTGCTGCCGCATCTCGGCGGCGGCATCGCGCGCTTCGACTGGCGGCGCGACGACGGCGCGCTGATACCGGTGTTCCGCCGCTGCGCGCATCCGGAAACGGCCACCGATCCGAACGAGCTTGCGTGCTATCCGCTGCTGCCGTACTCGAACCGGATCGGCGGCGCGCGCTTCGAATGCGACGGGCGCAGCGTCGCGGTGCCGCGCAATCGCCGCGACGAGCCGCTGCCGATTCACGGCGACGGCTGGCTGGCGCCGTGGCAGGTCGACGACGCGACCGACACGACGCTGCAGCTGTCGCTCGATCGCGCGAGCGGCGCGCCGTACGCGTTTCGCGCGATCCAGTCGTTCGAGCTCGACGAGACGACGCTGTCGATCGCGCTGACGATCGAGAACGCCGGCCGCGCGCGCCTGCCGTTCGGGCTCGGCGTGCATCCGTTCCTGGTGCGCGACGATGCGACCGAGCTGGCCGCGGCGGCGGGCGGGCTCTGGCTGTCGGGCGCGGACTTCCTGCCGGTGCGGCACGTGAGCGTGCCGCCGGCCTGGCAGTTCGGCGTCGCGTATCCGCTGCCGGCGACGCTCGTCAATCACGCGTTCACGGGCTGGGGCGGCCATGCGACGGTGAGCTGGCCGCGTCGCGGGCTTGCGCTGACGGTCTCGGCCGACGCCGATGCGTACGTGCTGTATACGCCGCCCGGCGAGGATTTCTTCTGTTTCGAGCCGGTCGATCATCCGATCAATGCGGTGAACCTGCCGGGCGGCGCGGCCGCGCACGGGATGACGCTGCTCGCGCCGGGCGAACGGCTGACGCGGCGCTTCGCGTTCACCGTCGGGCGCGCCGATCCGCGCAACGGCGCCGCCGCGCACGAGGGGCGCCGGCGACGCGGGTAA
- the pyrF gene encoding orotidine-5'-phosphate decarboxylase — MSSPLTFIESLRAAWQRTNSLLCVGLDPEPTRFPVQFDGQPDAIFEFCRQIVDATAPYASAFKPQIAYFAAHRAEDQLERLIAHIHLQHPGLPVILDAKRGDIGSTAEQYAREAFERYRADAVTVNPYMGYDSVEPYFEHEGKGVIVLCRTSNPGGSDLQFLETNGAGHPGRPLYQVVADLAANKWNAKNGQLGLVVGATFPKEIEIVRGIVGDMPLLIPGIGAQGGDVQATVGAGRTADGTGMMINSSRAILYASKGEDFAEAAALAAQKTRDAINAHR; from the coding sequence ATGTCTTCCCCGCTTACTTTCATCGAATCGCTGCGCGCCGCGTGGCAACGCACGAATTCGCTGCTGTGCGTCGGCCTCGATCCCGAGCCGACGCGCTTTCCCGTGCAGTTCGACGGCCAGCCCGACGCGATCTTCGAATTCTGCCGGCAGATCGTCGACGCGACCGCGCCTTATGCGAGCGCGTTCAAGCCGCAGATCGCCTATTTCGCCGCGCATCGCGCGGAAGACCAGCTCGAACGGCTGATCGCGCACATCCATTTGCAGCATCCGGGCCTGCCGGTCATCCTCGACGCGAAGCGCGGCGACATCGGCAGCACCGCCGAGCAATATGCGCGCGAGGCGTTCGAGCGCTATCGCGCGGACGCGGTCACGGTGAACCCGTACATGGGCTACGACTCGGTCGAGCCGTATTTCGAGCACGAAGGCAAGGGCGTGATCGTGCTGTGCCGCACCTCGAACCCGGGCGGCTCCGACCTGCAGTTCCTCGAGACGAACGGGGCCGGCCATCCGGGGCGACCGCTGTACCAGGTCGTCGCGGATCTCGCGGCGAACAAGTGGAACGCGAAGAACGGCCAGCTCGGCCTCGTCGTCGGCGCGACGTTCCCGAAGGAGATCGAGATCGTGCGCGGCATCGTCGGCGACATGCCGCTGCTGATTCCCGGCATCGGCGCGCAGGGCGGCGACGTGCAGGCGACCGTCGGCGCGGGCCGCACGGCCGACGGCACCGGGATGATGATCAACTCGTCGCGCGCGATCCTGTACGCGAGCAAGGGCGAGGACTTCGCCGAAGCCGCGGCGCTCGCCGCGCAGAAGACCCGCGACGCGATCAACGCGCATCGCTGA
- a CDS encoding CinA family protein, with translation MPTDSVVHQLAIRAGNKLRDEHLMLATAESCTGGMIAAAITDISGSSQWFERGFVTYSNQAKSEMIGVPPDLIEKHGAVSEPVARAMAEGALRNSRAQVALSVTGIAGPAGGSEKKPVGTVSFAWSNRLHTDVETLVFKGDREQIRTQAAAHALRGLLKLLDEREG, from the coding sequence ATGCCAACCGATTCCGTCGTCCACCAGCTTGCGATCCGCGCAGGCAACAAGCTGCGTGACGAGCACCTGATGCTCGCCACCGCCGAATCCTGCACGGGCGGGATGATCGCCGCCGCGATCACCGACATCTCCGGCAGCAGCCAGTGGTTCGAGCGCGGCTTCGTCACCTACTCGAACCAGGCCAAGAGCGAGATGATCGGCGTGCCGCCCGACCTGATCGAAAAGCACGGCGCCGTCAGCGAGCCGGTCGCGCGCGCGATGGCCGAAGGCGCGCTGCGCAACAGCCGCGCGCAGGTCGCGCTGTCGGTCACCGGCATCGCGGGCCCCGCGGGCGGCAGCGAGAAAAAGCCGGTCGGCACCGTGTCGTTCGCGTGGAGCAACCGGCTGCATACCGACGTCGAGACGCTCGTGTTCAAGGGCGATCGCGAGCAGATCCGCACGCAGGCGGCCGCGCATGCGCTGCGCGGCCTGCTGAAGCTGCTCGACGAACGCGAGGGCTGA
- a CDS encoding phosphatidylglycerophosphatase A, translating to MQTDPTPAQAHEPGAAQPVPQRATVRFMLSHPAHLVSLGFGSGLAPLMPGTFGSLLGWLSFVALNRYLTVPEWWALIAVGFVAGAWITGFTARRMGAADPGPVVWDEIVAIWLVMLFVTPATFVGQLWAFVVFRCFDMIKPPPIRYFDRRLKGGLGIMVDDLVAAFMTLLVIALWRSVVG from the coding sequence ATGCAGACTGACCCGACGCCCGCGCAGGCGCACGAGCCCGGCGCGGCGCAGCCCGTGCCGCAGCGCGCGACCGTGCGCTTCATGCTGTCGCATCCGGCGCATCTCGTGTCGCTCGGCTTCGGCAGCGGGCTCGCGCCGCTGATGCCCGGCACCTTCGGCTCGCTGCTCGGCTGGCTGAGCTTCGTCGCGCTCAATCGCTACCTGACGGTGCCCGAATGGTGGGCGCTGATCGCGGTCGGCTTCGTCGCCGGCGCGTGGATCACCGGTTTTACCGCACGCAGGATGGGCGCCGCCGATCCGGGCCCGGTCGTCTGGGACGAAATCGTCGCGATCTGGCTCGTGATGTTGTTCGTCACGCCCGCGACCTTCGTCGGCCAGCTGTGGGCGTTCGTCGTGTTCCGCTGCTTCGACATGATCAAGCCGCCGCCGATCCGCTACTTCGACCGTCGCCTGAAAGGCGGGCTCGGCATCATGGTCGACGACCTCGTCGCCGCGTTCATGACGCTGCTCGTGATCGCGCTGTGGCGCTCGGTCGTCGGCTGA
- the thiL gene encoding thiamine-phosphate kinase produces MPAALSEFSLIDRFFARRAARGARASTLGIGDDCALITPRSGKLLAISTDMLVEGRHFFPDVAPDALGHKTLAVNLSDLAAMGAEPRAFTLACALPRADAAWLEAFSDGLFALAERFDCELIGGDTTSGPLNLCVTVFGEVAPDAALRRDAARDGDDVWVSGALGDARAGLGVARGEWRAGAGEAAAFRQALERPEPRVALGLALAGVAHAALDISDGLAGDLQHILTRSNVRAEIDADAVPRSAALATLPPDVQRRCTLAGGDDYELCFTAPAAARAAVEAAGAQAGVAVTRIGTIRALSAPSERPAIAWRDAAGAPLALTLHGFDHFHAD; encoded by the coding sequence GTGCCAGCCGCCCTCTCCGAGTTTTCGCTGATCGATCGCTTCTTCGCGCGCCGCGCGGCACGCGGCGCACGCGCGTCGACCCTCGGCATCGGCGACGATTGCGCGCTGATCACACCCCGTTCCGGGAAATTGCTGGCCATTTCGACGGACATGCTGGTCGAGGGCCGCCACTTCTTCCCCGACGTCGCGCCCGACGCGCTCGGCCACAAGACGCTCGCGGTCAACCTGTCCGACCTCGCGGCGATGGGCGCCGAGCCGCGCGCGTTCACGCTCGCCTGCGCGCTGCCGCGCGCCGACGCCGCGTGGCTCGAAGCGTTCAGCGACGGCCTGTTCGCGCTGGCCGAGCGCTTCGACTGCGAGCTGATCGGCGGCGACACCACGAGCGGGCCGCTGAACCTGTGCGTCACAGTCTTCGGCGAAGTCGCGCCCGACGCCGCGCTGCGGCGCGATGCCGCGCGCGACGGCGACGACGTCTGGGTGTCCGGCGCGCTCGGCGACGCGCGCGCGGGGCTCGGCGTCGCGCGCGGCGAATGGCGCGCCGGCGCGGGCGAGGCGGCCGCGTTCCGGCAGGCGCTCGAGCGGCCCGAGCCGCGCGTCGCGCTCGGCCTCGCGCTCGCGGGCGTCGCGCATGCGGCGCTCGACATCTCGGACGGCCTCGCCGGCGACCTGCAGCACATCCTGACGCGCTCGAACGTGCGCGCCGAGATCGACGCCGACGCAGTGCCGCGCTCGGCCGCGCTCGCGACGCTGCCGCCCGACGTGCAGCGGCGCTGCACGCTCGCGGGCGGCGACGACTACGAGCTGTGCTTCACCGCGCCGGCCGCGGCCCGCGCGGCGGTCGAGGCGGCCGGCGCGCAGGCCGGCGTCGCGGTCACGCGAATCGGTACAATACGCGCTTTGTCCGCGCCGTCGGAGCGGCCCGCGATCGCGTGGCGCGACGCTGCCGGCGCGCCCCTGGCCCTCACGTTGCACGGCTTCGACCACTTCCATGCAGACTGA
- a CDS encoding NADP-dependent malic enzyme translates to MSTQASSKAKLREAALDYHEFPTPGKIAIAPTKQMINQRDLALAYSPGVAYACEEIVENPLNAARFTARSNLVGVVTNGTAVLGLGNIGPLASKPVMEGKAVLFKKFAGIDVFDIELNESDPHKLVDVIAALEPTFGGINLEDIKAPDCFIVEREARKRMKIPVFHDDQHGTAIVVAAAVTNGLKVVGKDIKKVKLVASGAGAAALACLDLLVDIGLPIENITVTDLAGVVYKGRTELMDPDKERFARETDARTLAEVIDGADIFLGLSAAGVLKQEMVKGMAERPLILALANPTPEILPELALEVRPDAVLATGRTDYPNQVNNVLCFPFIFRGALDVGATTITREMEIAAVNAIAELAQQEQSDIVATAYGIQDLSFGPEYLIPKPFDPRLIVKIAPAVAQAAMDGGVATRPIEDMEAYRVHLQQFVYHSGTTMKPIFQLARSAPAEKKRVVFAEGEEERVLRAVQIIVDEKLAKPILIGRPSVIEHRIQRYGLRLTPGVDFTVVNTEHDERYRDFWQTYHKLMARKGISEQLARVEMRRRTTLIGAMLVKKGEADGMICGTISTTHRHLHFIDQVIGKRPGCSVYAAMNGLVLPGRQIFLVDTHVNVDPTPEQLAEITIMAAEEVRRFGIEPKVALLSHSNFGTSNAPSAQKMRDTLAILQQRAPELKVDGEMHGDVALDAALRKEILPESTLEGDANLLILPNIDAANIAYNLLKTAAGNNIAIGPILLGAAEPVHVLTESATVRRIVNMAALLVADVNAAR, encoded by the coding sequence ATGTCCACCCAAGCCTCTTCCAAAGCCAAGCTCCGCGAAGCCGCCCTCGACTATCACGAATTCCCGACTCCCGGAAAAATCGCGATTGCCCCGACCAAGCAGATGATCAACCAGCGCGACCTTGCGCTCGCGTATTCGCCGGGCGTCGCGTACGCGTGCGAGGAGATCGTCGAGAATCCGCTGAACGCGGCGCGCTTCACCGCGCGCAGCAACCTGGTCGGCGTCGTCACGAACGGCACCGCGGTGCTCGGGCTCGGCAACATCGGCCCGCTCGCCTCGAAGCCGGTGATGGAAGGCAAGGCGGTGCTGTTCAAGAAGTTCGCCGGCATCGACGTGTTCGACATCGAACTGAACGAATCCGATCCGCACAAGCTGGTCGACGTGATCGCCGCGCTGGAGCCGACCTTCGGCGGCATCAACCTCGAAGACATCAAGGCGCCCGACTGCTTCATCGTCGAGCGCGAAGCGCGCAAGCGGATGAAGATCCCGGTGTTCCACGACGACCAGCACGGCACCGCGATCGTCGTGGCCGCGGCCGTCACGAACGGGCTGAAGGTCGTCGGCAAGGACATCAAGAAGGTCAAGCTCGTCGCGTCCGGCGCGGGCGCGGCCGCGCTCGCGTGCCTGGACCTGCTGGTCGACATCGGCCTGCCGATCGAGAACATCACGGTGACCGACCTCGCCGGCGTGGTCTACAAGGGCCGCACCGAGCTGATGGACCCGGACAAGGAGCGTTTCGCACGCGAAACCGACGCGCGCACGCTGGCCGAGGTGATCGACGGCGCGGACATCTTCCTCGGCCTGTCGGCTGCCGGCGTGCTGAAGCAGGAGATGGTCAAGGGCATGGCCGAGCGGCCGCTGATCCTCGCGCTCGCGAACCCGACGCCGGAAATCCTGCCGGAACTCGCGCTCGAAGTGCGCCCGGACGCGGTGCTCGCGACCGGCCGCACCGACTACCCGAACCAGGTCAACAACGTCCTGTGCTTCCCGTTCATCTTCCGCGGCGCGCTCGACGTCGGCGCAACGACGATCACGCGTGAAATGGAAATCGCGGCCGTCAACGCGATCGCCGAGCTCGCGCAGCAGGAGCAGAGCGACATCGTCGCGACCGCGTACGGGATCCAGGATCTGTCGTTCGGGCCCGAATACCTGATTCCGAAGCCGTTCGATCCGCGCCTGATCGTGAAGATCGCGCCGGCCGTCGCGCAGGCCGCGATGGACGGCGGCGTCGCGACGCGCCCGATCGAGGACATGGAAGCGTACCGCGTGCATCTGCAGCAGTTCGTGTACCACAGCGGCACGACGATGAAGCCGATCTTCCAGCTTGCGCGCAGCGCACCGGCGGAGAAGAAGCGCGTTGTATTCGCGGAAGGCGAGGAAGAGCGCGTGTTGCGCGCCGTTCAGATCATCGTCGACGAGAAGCTCGCGAAGCCGATCCTGATCGGCCGGCCGTCGGTGATCGAGCACCGCATCCAGCGCTACGGCCTGCGCCTCACGCCGGGCGTCGACTTCACGGTCGTCAACACCGAGCACGACGAACGCTACCGCGACTTCTGGCAGACGTATCACAAGCTGATGGCGCGCAAGGGCATCAGCGAGCAGCTCGCGCGCGTCGAGATGCGCCGCCGCACGACGCTGATCGGCGCGATGCTGGTGAAGAAGGGCGAAGCGGACGGGATGATCTGCGGCACGATCAGCACCACGCACCGCCATCTGCACTTCATCGACCAGGTGATCGGCAAGCGCCCGGGCTGCAGCGTCTACGCGGCGATGAACGGCCTCGTGCTGCCCGGTCGCCAGATCTTCCTCGTCGATACCCACGTGAACGTCGATCCGACCCCGGAACAGCTCGCCGAGATCACGATCATGGCCGCGGAAGAAGTGCGCCGCTTCGGCATCGAGCCGAAGGTCGCGCTGCTGTCGCACTCGAACTTCGGCACGAGCAACGCGCCGTCCGCGCAGAAGATGCGCGATACGCTCGCGATCCTGCAGCAGCGTGCGCCGGAGCTGAAGGTGGACGGCGAGATGCACGGCGATGTCGCGCTCGACGCGGCGCTGCGCAAGGAGATCCTGCCGGAATCGACGCTTGAAGGCGACGCGAACCTGCTGATCCTGCCGAACATCGACGCGGCGAACATCGCGTACAACCTGCTGAAGACGGCCGCCGGCAACAACATCGCGATCGGGCCGATCCTGCTGGGCGCAGCGGAGCCGGTGCACGTGCTGACCGAGTCGGCGACCGTGCGACGGATCGTCAACATGGCGGCGCTGCTCGTCGCGGACGTCAACGCCGCCCGCTGA
- a CDS encoding ribonuclease domain-containing protein: protein MARKWLRNGALASVFAMFAMGIVGTPTGSLVSAAYAREAVTADGLDTVPSARLPREAVTTLGLIAAGGPYPYEKDGVVFGNRERILPKAKRGFYHEYTVPTPRARNRGARRIVCGGPLRRIDNCYYTDDHYNSFKRIVE from the coding sequence ATGGCACGCAAGTGGCTCCGCAACGGCGCGCTCGCGTCCGTCTTCGCGATGTTCGCGATGGGTATCGTCGGCACGCCGACGGGCAGTCTGGTTTCCGCCGCCTATGCACGGGAGGCCGTTACGGCCGACGGGCTCGATACGGTCCCGTCCGCCCGTCTTCCGCGCGAGGCCGTGACCACGCTTGGCCTGATCGCTGCCGGCGGTCCCTATCCGTACGAGAAAGACGGCGTCGTATTCGGCAACCGCGAGCGGATCCTGCCGAAGGCGAAGCGCGGCTTCTACCATGAGTACACGGTGCCGACGCCGCGCGCCCGCAATCGCGGCGCGCGCCGGATCGTGTGCGGCGGGCCGCTGCGCCGGATCGACAACTGTTATTACACGGACGACCACTACAACAGTTTTAAACGTATTGTTGAATGA
- a CDS encoding barstar family protein yields MSDSIYAHEAAAELFAAGDGNLFQRVMQLRATAQAEAAPPEQREAVDPGLSSNEEPMSLFTTVRPNLVQSIRAFRVQDLADEAGRLGQHFLYAYCGAAQSKQEVMETIATSFLFPKHFGKNYDALYDCLTDLVAKAGAQPGFVIVLEGLPIAQKFDKEGRETLLDVFREAAEFWAERKVAFRVFYSFA; encoded by the coding sequence ATGAGCGACTCCATCTACGCGCACGAGGCGGCGGCGGAACTGTTCGCGGCCGGCGACGGCAATCTGTTTCAACGCGTCATGCAATTGCGCGCGACGGCACAGGCCGAGGCCGCGCCGCCTGAGCAGCGGGAAGCCGTCGACCCCGGGCTTTCATCGAACGAGGAGCCTATGAGCCTTTTCACGACCGTGCGACCCAATCTCGTGCAGTCGATCCGCGCGTTCCGCGTGCAGGATCTCGCCGACGAAGCCGGCCGGCTCGGCCAGCATTTCCTGTACGCGTATTGCGGCGCCGCGCAGTCGAAGCAGGAAGTGATGGAAACGATCGCGACGTCGTTCCTGTTTCCGAAACACTTCGGCAAGAACTACGACGCGCTGTACGACTGCCTGACCGACCTCGTCGCGAAGGCCGGTGCGCAGCCCGGTTTCGTGATCGTCCTCGAAGGGCTGCCGATCGCGCAGAAATTCGACAAGGAAGGGCGCGAAACGCTGCTCGACGTGTTCCGCGAGGCGGCCGAGTTCTGGGCCGAACGCAAGGTCGCGTTCCGCGTGTTCTACTCGTTCGCGTAA